A single region of the Mustela lutreola isolate mMusLut2 chromosome 2, mMusLut2.pri, whole genome shotgun sequence genome encodes:
- the HTR1F gene encoding 5-hydroxytryptamine receptor 1F — protein sequence MDFLNSSDQNLTSEELLNRMPSKILVSLTLSGLALMTTTINSLVIAAIIVTRKLHHPANYLICSLAVTDFLVAVLVMPFSIVYIVRESWIMGQVVCDIWLSVDITCCTCSILHLSAIALDRYRAITDAVEYSRKRTPKHAGIMITVVWIISIFISMPPLFWRHQGTSRDDECIIKHDHIVSTIYSTFGAFYIPLTLILILYYKIYKAAKTLYHKRQASRIAKEEVNGQVLLGSGEKSTRLVSTPYTEKSLSDPSTDFDKIHNTVKSPRSEFKHEKSWRRQKISGTRERKAATTLGLILGAFVICWLPFFVKELVVNVCEKCKISEEMSNFLTWLGYLNSLINPLIYTIFNEDFKKAFQKLVRCRC from the coding sequence atggatttCTTAAACTCATCTGATCAAAACTTGACCTCAGAAGAACTGTTAAACAGAATGCCATCCAAAATTCTGGTGTCCCTCACTCTCTCCGGGCTGGCACTGATGACAACGACCATCAACTCCCTTGTGATTGCGGCAATTATTGTGACCCGGAAGTTGCACCACCCAGCCAACTATTTAATTTGCTCGCTTGCAGTCACAGATTTTCTTGTAGCTGTCCTGGTGATGCCTTTCAGCATCGTGTATATTGTGAGAGAGAGCTGGATTATGGGGCAAGTGGTCTGTGACATCTGGCTGAGCGTTGACATCACGTGCTGCACGTGTTCCATCTTACATCTCTCTGCTATAGCTTTGGATCGGTATCGGGCAATCACAGATGCTGTGGAGTACTCCAGGAAAAGGACTCCCAAGCATGCTGGCATTATGATTACAGTTGTTTGGATTATATCCATTTTTATCTCTATGCCTCCTTTATTCTGGAGGCACCAAGGAACTAGCCGAGATGATGAGTGCATCATCAAACACGACCACATTGTTTCCACAATTTATTCAACATTTGGAGCTTTCTACATCCCATTAACATTGATTTTGATCCTCtactacaaaatatataaagcagcaAAAACGTTATACCACAAGAGACAAGCAAGTAGGATTGCCAAGGAGGAGGTGAATGGCCAAGTCCTTTTGGGGAGTGGTGAGAAAAGCACTAGACTAGTCTCCACTCCCTACACAGAAAAATCTTTATCTGATCCATCAACAGACTTTGATAAAATTCATAACACGGTGAAAAGCCCCAGGTCTGAATTCAAGCACGAGAAATCTTGGAGAAGGCAAAAGATCTCAGGCACAAGAGAACGCAAAGCAGCCACTACCCTAGGATTAATCTTGGGTGCATTTGTGATATGTTGGCTGCCTTTCTTTGTTAAAGAATTGGTTGTTAATGTCTGTGAAAAGTGTAAAATTTCTGAAGAAATGTCAAATTTTTTGACATGGCTTGGATATCTCAATTCCCTTATAAATCCACTGATTTATACAATCTTTAATGAAGACTTCAAGAAAGCATTCCAAAAGCTAGTACGATGCCGATGTTAA